From the genome of Kaistella daneshvariae, one region includes:
- a CDS encoding DUF3127 domain-containing protein: protein MELQGTVKKITELQTFASGFQKREMVLMTEEQYPQPINIEFLQDKSDLLNQVKEGDKVKVSINIRGREWTSPQGEVKYFNSIVGWRLENVASNAAEPTQASSTNSQPAQGGNVFEEEDDDLPF from the coding sequence ATGGAATTACAAGGCACAGTAAAGAAAATAACTGAACTTCAGACATTTGCAAGCGGTTTTCAAAAAAGAGAAATGGTCCTGATGACCGAAGAACAGTACCCACAACCTATAAATATTGAATTTTTACAGGATAAAAGCGATTTGCTGAATCAGGTAAAAGAAGGTGATAAAGTAAAGGTTTCTATAAATATCAGAGGCAGAGAATGGACTTCACCGCAGGGCGAAGTGAAATATTTCAACTCAATCGTTGGTTGGAGACTGGAAAATGTAGCTTCCAATGCTGCTGAACCAACTCAGGCATCCTCAACAAATTCGCAACCTGCACAAGGCGGAAATGTTTTCGAAGAAGAAGACGACGATTTGCCTTTCTAA
- a CDS encoding GNAT family N-acetyltransferase — protein sequence MKLNTTPTSKQLAEIKSWLVDEKKNFDEGFYCNWNIIENSFNESKLVVLEFDKKIVGFITWTDHERKYVDIDIMEINRSFRKRGFGRILYKKTEEFFAEHNYIAIKLFCAPDNSESFWRKMEFIKFPYRSYSESELIYYKPLINIKELSVDKFLANKIELWDIEPYELKEQEPKWTWEIYNNNYPILQPCNPNWNLRLTKNGQIMKEDKIKYFDRYKEIEFGPFLYMTSSE from the coding sequence ATGAAATTAAATACCACCCCGACTTCTAAACAACTTGCCGAAATCAAATCTTGGCTTGTGGACGAAAAGAAAAATTTTGATGAAGGTTTTTACTGCAATTGGAATATTATTGAAAATTCATTTAACGAAAGTAAACTGGTTGTTCTCGAATTTGATAAAAAGATTGTTGGATTTATTACCTGGACTGATCATGAGAGGAAATATGTTGACATTGATATTATGGAAATCAATCGAAGTTTTAGAAAGAGAGGCTTTGGAAGGATTTTATATAAAAAAACAGAAGAATTTTTCGCTGAACACAACTATATAGCTATCAAACTTTTTTGTGCACCAGATAACTCTGAATCATTTTGGAGAAAAATGGAATTTATAAAGTTTCCTTATAGAAGTTATTCCGAATCAGAACTAATCTATTATAAACCTCTGATAAATATTAAAGAACTTTCGGTTGATAAATTTTTAGCAAATAAAATTGAATTATGGGATATTGAACCGTACGAATTAAAAGAGCAAGAACCCAAATGGACTTGGGAGATTTACAATAATAATTATCCGATACTTCAACCATGCAATCCTAATTGGAATTTAAGACTAACTAAAAATGGGCAAATAATGAAAGAAGACAAAATAAAATATTTTGATAGATACAAAGAAATTGAATTTGGACCATTTTTATACATGACATCATCGGAATAA
- a CDS encoding master DNA invertase Mpi family serine-type recombinase — MIYGYIRVSTDKQTLENQRYDINQFCDRNVFVIDKWIEETISGAKGLDDRKLGKLLKKMKKDDVLICSELSRLGRNLLMIMGILNECMNRDIQVWTIKDNYRLGSDINSKVLAFAFGLSAEIERNLISQRTKEALARKKAEGVILGRPKGRKSTNAKLTGQEKKIKELLDKNVSFSAIGRILNVHRLTVSKFVKERLD, encoded by the coding sequence ATGATTTATGGTTACATCCGCGTAAGCACAGACAAACAAACATTAGAGAATCAACGCTATGACATCAACCAATTTTGCGATCGCAATGTTTTTGTCATTGATAAATGGATTGAAGAGACGATCTCGGGAGCAAAGGGTCTTGACGATCGTAAACTTGGTAAATTATTGAAGAAAATGAAAAAGGACGATGTTCTGATTTGCTCCGAACTTTCCCGACTTGGCAGAAATCTTCTGATGATCATGGGAATTCTCAATGAATGCATGAACCGCGATATTCAAGTCTGGACCATAAAAGATAATTACCGATTAGGAAGCGATATTAATTCTAAAGTCCTGGCTTTTGCTTTCGGGCTGTCTGCAGAAATAGAACGCAATCTCATTTCACAACGAACCAAAGAGGCTTTGGCCAGAAAAAAAGCAGAAGGTGTTATTCTAGGTCGTCCAAAAGGAAGAAAATCCACGAACGCAAAACTGACTGGACAGGAGAAAAAAATAAAAGAACTTCTAGATAAGAATGTTTCTTTCTCTGCCATTGGTAGAATTTTAAATGTCCACAGATTGACGGTTTCTAAATTTGTGAAGGAAAGGTTGGATTAA
- a CDS encoding TaqI-like C-terminal specificity domain-containing protein: MRPLLRGRDIKRYYYEFADLYLISTFPSLKVDIESYPAVKQHLLSFGYDRIKQTGAKGARKKTNNKWFETQDAIGYWDDFSKQKIIWKRVGSLLKFCYDDSGVVTLDSTCFATGKFLKYLIAFLNSSIGNYLLQDSPKTGTGDLLVSVQAINPIIVPIPEEIFENKINLLIDQLIQNSDKKIEDLINSSFYNVFNFSLEEIEFIES; encoded by the coding sequence ATACGACCATTATTAAGAGGTCGCGATATCAAGCGATATTATTATGAATTTGCAGATTTATATTTAATATCTACTTTCCCTAGTTTAAAAGTTGACATTGAAAGTTACCCTGCTGTAAAACAACACCTTCTCTCATTTGGATATGATCGGATAAAACAAACTGGTGCCAAAGGAGCGAGAAAAAAGACGAATAACAAGTGGTTTGAAACTCAAGACGCGATAGGTTATTGGGACGATTTTTCTAAACAGAAAATCATCTGGAAGAGAGTTGGTTCGTTACTAAAATTCTGCTATGATGACTCAGGAGTTGTAACTTTGGATAGTACTTGTTTCGCAACGGGGAAATTTCTCAAATATTTAATTGCTTTCTTGAATTCGTCTATCGGGAACTATTTACTACAAGATTCTCCAAAAACAGGTACGGGCGATTTGCTTGTGAGTGTACAAGCCATAAATCCGATTATTGTTCCTATTCCGGAAGAGATATTTGAAAACAAAATAAACCTCTTAATTGATCAATTAATACAAAATTCAGATAAAAAAATTGAAGATTTAATTAATTCTTCTTTTTATAATGTCTTCAATTTTTCTCTGGAAGAAATTGAATTTATTGAGAGTTGA